From one Bacteroidales bacterium genomic stretch:
- a CDS encoding FAD-binding oxidoreductase encodes MSSSSTFAKKHKHKNGNSLLGNLSVKSMPSSDSLTLRKIYRLQQVRNLNNDTYVLRFDRNNMQFRAGQHITLGIPGNNQVREYSIYSTEQDSGALEVLIKEVDTGLVSKQLHKLIPGELLEVDGPFGYFTIDEQKMDKKYLFIGTGTGIAPFRSITGSYPDLNYTLLHGVRFAGDSYESHRYPVERYTLCTSRDNKGTFNGRVTEYLKQMSLDSDTLVYLCGNCDMIYDVYDFLTARGFPSGNIKTEVYF; translated from the coding sequence ATGAGTTCTTCTTCCACCTTTGCAAAAAAGCATAAACATAAAAACGGCAACAGTCTGCTTGGAAATCTTTCAGTAAAGTCAATGCCATCCTCTGATTCATTAACCCTCCGGAAAATATACCGGTTACAGCAGGTCCGTAATCTGAACAATGATACGTATGTGCTGCGGTTCGACAGGAATAACATGCAATTCAGGGCTGGCCAGCATATTACCCTGGGTATACCCGGCAATAACCAGGTGCGTGAATACTCCATTTACAGCACCGAACAGGACAGTGGTGCTCTTGAAGTGCTGATCAAGGAAGTGGATACCGGACTGGTATCAAAACAATTACATAAACTCATCCCCGGCGAATTACTTGAAGTGGACGGGCCTTTTGGCTATTTTACAATTGATGAACAGAAAATGGATAAAAAATACCTGTTTATCGGAACAGGTACCGGCATAGCCCCGTTCAGAAGCATTACCGGTTCATATCCTGATTTAAATTATACATTGCTCCATGGAGTGAGATTCGCAGGAGATTCATACGAAAGCCACCGATACCCGGTTGAAAGGTATACCCTTTGCACTTCACGAGATAATAAAGGCACCTTCAACGGCAGGGTAACCGAATACCTCAAACAAATGTCTTTGGATTCTGATACATTGGTGTATCTTTGCGGAAATTGTGATATGATTTACGATGTGTATGATTTCCTTACTGCACGCGGTTTTCCATCGGGAAATATAAAAACTGAAGTGTATTTTTAG